A single Anopheles maculipalpis chromosome 3RL, idAnoMacuDA_375_x, whole genome shotgun sequence DNA region contains:
- the LOC126562619 gene encoding uncharacterized protein LOC126562619 yields MAEHAKKDMKHILQLTKEARRIFLNSFDTLMSDCDGVLWNFTGPIPGVDKALQLLRTNGKKLAFISNNGMRTMEEYQKKFHALGIDALEEEIVHPALTTVHYLKSIHMQDAVYCIGTEVFKDYLRKAGFKVLDGPKERFPDSREANQVRVYTDYFEQHGPKVGAVVIDIDVNLALQNLMKAKCYLERDPNCVFIAGATDYIIPLDTSMDVIGPGYFIDILERSTGRKPLVLGKPGKALAQVVLKQFQITDPKRVLFVGDMMPQDMGFGTRCGFQKLLMLSGGTPKDVLLAQTDPDQLPNYYADSFADFIKLYNDTMHIEE; encoded by the exons atggCAGAACATGCAAAGAAAGACATGAAACACATACTGCAGCTGACGAAGGAGGCGCGCCGAATCTTTCTCAACTCGTTCGATACCCTCATGTCCGACTGTGACGGTGTGCTGTGGAACTTTACCGGTCCGATCCCGGGCGTGGACAAGGCACTACAGTTGCTGCGGACCAATGGTAAGAAGCTGGCCTTCATCTCCAACAACGGTATGCGCACGATGGAGGAGTATCAGAAAAAGTTCCACGCGCTCGGTATCGATGCACTGGAGGAGGAAATTGTACATCCTGCCCTGACGACGGTTCACTATCTAAAATCGATCCACATGCAGGATGCTGTGTATTGTATCGGGACGGAAGTTTTTAAGGATTATTTGCGGAAAGCTGGCTTTAAAGTTCTCGACGGG ccaAAAGAACGATTCCCGGATAGCCGCGAAGCGAACCAGGTGCGCGTTTATACGGACTACTTTGAGCAGCACGGACCCAAGGTCGGTGCCGTCGTGATCGATATCGATGTGAACCTCGCGCTGCAAAACCTCATGAAAGCCAAATGCTATCTGGAGCGTGATCCGAACTGTGTGTTCATTGCCGGCGCGACCGATTACATTATACCGCTCGATACCAGCATGGATGTAATAGGGCCAGGCTATTTTATCGACATTTTGGAACGCTCAACCGGACGGAAACCACTCGTACTTGGCAAACCGGGCAAAGCGTTGGCCCAGGTGGTGCTAAAGCAGTTCCAAATTACCGATCCCAAGCGTGTCCTGTTTGTGGGTGATAT GATGCCACAAGACATGGGATTCGGTACACGGTGTGGTTTCCAGAAGCTGCTCATGCTAAGCGGTGGCACACCGAAAGACGTACTGCTGGCACAGACCGATCCCGACCAGCTGCCGAACTATTACGCAGACAGTTTCGCTGACTTTATCAAGCTTTATAATGATACTATGCATATCGAAGAATAA
- the LOC126560965 gene encoding methyltransferase-like protein, whose translation MSEATDSTAVLEKSEQQSIRPQFGNRFLSADDDVFQHNAWDNVEWDEEQEHAALEGVKKNSTIKMSEEEATRLEEEADQNWDRFYGVHQNRFFKDRHWLFTEFPELAPYKRSSDVPERVLPDGETVHSRVAVSDTEVKQQRRTIFEIGCGVGNTVFPILKYSDEEKLMVYASDFSRQAIDIMCQSPEYDTKRCQAFVLDATAERWDVPFEENSIDIVVLIFVLSAIDPERMQHVVNQIARYLKPGGMVMLRDYGRYDLAQLRFKPGKCLKENFYARGDGTLVYFFTQEDLRTLFTKAGLIEQQNIVDRRLQVNRGKLIKMYRVWVQVKFRKPKDGPV comes from the exons ATGTCCGAAGCAACTGATTCAACAGCTGTCCTCGAGAAATCGGAACAGCAAAGCATACGACCACAGTTCGGCAATCGGTTCCTCTCTGCCGACGATGATGTCTTCCAGCACAATGCTTG GGACAATGTAGAATGGGACGAGGAGCAGGAGCATGCCGCTCTGGAGGGCGTGAAGAAAAACTCAACCATAAAGATGTCGGAGGAGGAAGCGACTCGCTTGGAGGAGGAAGCCGATCAGAACTGGGATCGATTCTATGGCGTACATCAGAATCGGTTTTTCAAAGATAGACACTGGTTGTTTACGGAGTTTCCTGAGCTAGCGCCCTATAAACGTTCCAGCGATGTTCCCGAACGCGTACTACCGGATGGGGAAACTGTTCACAGTAGGGTTGCAGTATCGGATACAGAAGTCAAACAGCAACGAAGAACGATATTTGAGATTGGTTGTGGAGTGGGAAATACTGTGTTTCCGATACTGAAGTATAGCGACGAGGAGAAGCTGATGGTTTACGCCAGTGATTTCTCTCGCCAAGCGATAGACATTATGTGCCAAAGTCCGGAGTACGATACGAAACGATGCCAAGCGTTTGTGCTGGATGCAACGGCGGAGCGGTGGGATGTTCCATTTGAGGAAAATAGTATCGATATAGTTGTGCTGATATTTGTCCTATCTGCAATCGATCCGGAACG CATGCAACACGTGGTAAACCAAATCGCTCGCTATCTCAAACCCGGTGGCATGGTGATGTTACGCGATTACGGGCGGTATGACCTCGCCCAGCTACGATTCAAACCGGGCAAATGCCtgaaggaaaacttttacgCCCGTGGCGATGGGACGCTCGTTTACTTCTTCACGCAGGAAGACTTGAGAACGCTCTTCACGAAAGCGGGACTGATCGAGCAACAAAACATAGTCGACCGAAGGCTACAGGTAAATCGGGGCAAGTTGATAAAGATGTACCGCGTTTGGGTGCAGGTCAAGTTCCGGAAACCTAAGGACGGCCCGGTGTAG